One Elgaria multicarinata webbii isolate HBS135686 ecotype San Diego chromosome 7, rElgMul1.1.pri, whole genome shotgun sequence DNA window includes the following coding sequences:
- the SLC35A4 gene encoding probable UDP-sugar transporter protein SLC35A4: protein MLSLSPPITEMLFDNTSAIGILVSPAAVVLRKVLWGLMLILSVVIYGSHAPLLTLSKENGQIPFSASSVVVLIELTKLVSSLVCLLIWDWKQLSISVSWYHAAPFALSALLYAANNNLVVHLQLFMDPSTYQVLSNLKIGSTALLFSIFLHQRLTLRKWLALFLLTAAGAFYTYGGLQDPQHVPASDMQLYITPIGLLLILLYCLISGLSAVYTEVVLKTQDLPLNLQNLFLYFFGVLLNGIIHLSTSSTAVFLEGFSFWVLLVIVSQALNGLIMSVVMKHSTNITRLFVISCSIMVNALLSVHLFSVQLTPFFSLSVLLIGLAVYLYYGVK, encoded by the coding sequence ATGCTTTCCTTGTCTCCACCCATCACAGAAATGTTATTTGACAACACTAGTGCTATTGGCATCCTGGTCAGCCCTGCTGCTGTGGTACTTAGGAAAGTCCTGTGGGGGCTGATGCTGATCCTGTCTGTTGTTATCTATGGCTCCCATGCTCCACTCTTGACTCTTAGTAAAGAAAATGGCCAGATCCCATTCAGTGCCTCATCTGTGGTTGTTTTGATTGAGTTAACAAAGTTAGTGTCCTCCTTAGTCTGCTTGCTAATCTGGGACTGGAAACAACTAAGTATCTCTGTGTCCTGGTATCATGCTGCTCCCTTTGCACTCTCAGCATTGCTCTATGCAGCTAACAACAACTTGGTGGTTCATTTGCAGCTGTTCATGGATCCTAGTACCTACCAGGTACTTAGTAACTTAAAAATTGGCAGCACCGCTCTCCTTTTCAGCATCTTCTTGCACCAAAGACTGACTCTTCGCAAGTGGCTAGCCCTTTTCCTGCTGACAGCTGCTGGAGCATTCTATACATATGGAGGCCTACAGGACCCACAGCATGTGCCTGCCTCTGACATGCAGCTGTACATCACTCCTATTGGCCTATTGCTGATCCTTCTGTATTGTCTGATCTCAGGACTTTCAGCTGTCTATACTGAAGTTGTTTTGAAAACCCAGGATCTGCCTCTTAACCTCCAAAATTTGTTTCTTTACTTTTTTGGTGTTCTGCTAAATGGGATCATCCATCTGTCAACCAGCTCAACAGCTGTGTTCCTGGAGGGTTTCTCATTTTGGGTGCTGTTAGTTATTGTAAGCCAAGCCCTGAATGGCCTCATAATGTCTGTAGTCATGAAACACAGTACTAATATCACTAGGCTTTTTGTGATCTCCTGTTCCATAATGGTTAATGCTCTTCTCTCTGTCCATTTATTTAGTGTGCAACTCaccccttttttttccctttctgtaCTGCTGATTGGCTTGGCTGTTTACTTGTATTATGGAGTCAAATAG
- the LOC134401309 gene encoding uncharacterized LOC131768270 homolog, with protein MADDKDSLPKLKDLAFLKDQLESLKRRVENEVQAEVGQEGSLLASPFLKGFLAGYVVAKLRSSAVLGFLVGTCTGVYAAQTYAVPNVEKTVKDYFNSFRKGPD; from the exons ATGGCGGACGACAAG GACTCTCTGCCAAAGCTGAAAGATCTTGCTTTTTTGAAGGATCAGTTGGAAAGTTTGAAACGAAGAGTTGAAAATGAGGTACAGGCTGAAGTTGGACAG GAAGGTTCTTTGCTGGCCTCTCCATTTCTCAAAGGATTCCTTGCTGGGTATGTTGTAGCCAAACTCAGATCTTCAGCAGTATTGGGATTTTTGGTGGGGACTTGTACTGGGGTGTATGCCGCTCAAACCTATGCTGTTCCTAATGTTGAAAAGACTGTCAAAGACTACTTCAACTCATTTAGGAAAGGACCAGACTAG